In Paenibacillus larvae subsp. larvae, the following proteins share a genomic window:
- a CDS encoding putative holin-like toxin: MFLFGMFILALLTFIQKK; this comes from the coding sequence ATGTTCCTATTCGGGATGTTTATTCTGGCGCTTCTGACGTTTATCCAAAAAAAATAG
- a CDS encoding SpaA isopeptide-forming pilin-related protein, with amino-acid sequence MKGSIKEFQPILYKMADSKLQSIVRSSVADSKETVQFTAHFEAREGYIEVSKKGNKAESLSGTVFEVKDGDVTVDTITTGDDGKATTKGLLPNKTYTVGEVKGTTWLYH; translated from the coding sequence TTGAAAGGAAGTATAAAAGAATTTCAACCCATTTTGTATAAGATGGCTGATTCAAAATTACAAAGTATAGTAAGGAGCAGTGTAGCTGACTCTAAGGAAACGGTTCAATTTACTGCTCATTTCGAGGCTCGTGAAGGATATATTGAAGTATCCAAAAAAGGAAATAAAGCAGAATCATTATCAGGTACGGTATTTGAGGTTAAGGATGGAGACGTTACTGTAGATACGATTACTACCGGGGATGATGGTAAAGCAACAACGAAAGGTTTGCTTCCGAATAAAACTTATACAGTTGGAGAAGTTAAAGGCACCACATGGCTATACCATTAA
- a CDS encoding DJ-1/PfpI family protein, with the protein MKVVILLYNGMTALDAIGPYEVFVSVEEAEVKLVAKNKGLIKLDSKMGYLHADFSISEVNSADILVVPGSRPPNYKSPINDKDIMNWIRQIHETTNWTTSVCTGSLILGAAGLLNGLNATSHWSCLDLLHSYGAISTNERVVRQGKIITSAGVSSGIDMALQLVAWESGEDISKYVQLILEYDPMPPFDWGSPEKVPAPLIEQLKEMIQEVKKQEPEI; encoded by the coding sequence ATGAAAGTTGTAATACTTCTTTACAATGGAATGACAGCTTTAGATGCAATTGGTCCGTACGAAGTATTTGTTTCCGTAGAGGAAGCTGAAGTGAAACTTGTAGCCAAAAATAAAGGTTTAATCAAACTGGATTCTAAAATGGGTTATTTGCATGCTGATTTTAGTATTTCTGAAGTTAATTCAGCTGATATTCTTGTTGTTCCCGGTTCTCGTCCTCCTAATTATAAGTCTCCGATAAATGACAAAGACATAATGAATTGGATTCGTCAAATACATGAGACAACGAATTGGACCACATCAGTATGTACCGGTTCTTTAATTTTAGGTGCCGCAGGTTTGCTGAATGGATTAAACGCAACCAGTCATTGGAGTTGCTTGGACCTACTCCATTCCTATGGTGCTATCTCAACTAATGAAAGAGTGGTTCGTCAAGGAAAAATCATTACTTCAGCTGGTGTCTCTTCTGGTATAGATATGGCCCTCCAGCTAGTAGCATGGGAATCGGGGGAAGATATCAGCAAATACGTTCAGCTGATTTTGGAATACGATCCTATGCCTCCGTTTGATTGGGGTTCACCCGAGAAAGTGCCTGCTCCACTGATAGAACAATTAAAAGAGATGATACAAGAGGTAAAAAAACAGGAGCCCGAAATTTAA
- a CDS encoding S1C family serine protease: MSLFDDDFFSTKRMERSWLQMQQKGQQPPKVRSSRNRNTRLILISAAAGAAVMLLLLLVFRPFGNPVANPSGVLQKDTQRQISDSVVHAAEKIRPSVVSVTSLNKKKKDDVAEASGVGSGVVFERSDDKVHIVTNNHVIEGGNEFEVAIEHGEKKKAVVIGKDHISDLAVLEADGGGFSSIAEFGESNQVKTGETVIAVGNPLGLGEAPSVTRGIISSPKRTIPVSLARDGVPDWEMEVIQTDAAINQGNSGGALVDLDGKVIGINSLKVSDTGVEGVGFALPIDDVKPILNSLLDEEHKVKRPFLGVATQQLQSVSGSSVLKLPKEIQTGLIVIEASGPAKAGGLKSRDVIVEMDGKRINTTVEMRKYLYLQKHIGDPMEVMFYRDGKKQTTTVQLSESGEAK; encoded by the coding sequence ATGTCTTTGTTTGATGATGATTTTTTTTCCACGAAGCGGATGGAAAGAAGTTGGCTGCAGATGCAGCAAAAAGGCCAACAGCCTCCCAAGGTACGCAGCTCCCGTAACAGAAACACGCGGCTGATTCTGATCTCCGCTGCTGCCGGAGCGGCAGTTATGCTGTTACTGCTGCTGGTTTTTCGTCCGTTTGGCAATCCGGTGGCAAATCCTTCTGGGGTTTTACAAAAAGACACGCAAAGACAAATCAGTGACTCGGTTGTTCATGCTGCCGAGAAAATCAGGCCGTCCGTAGTCAGTGTTACAAGTTTAAACAAAAAAAAGAAGGATGATGTAGCTGAAGCAAGTGGAGTCGGTTCGGGCGTTGTGTTCGAACGATCCGACGATAAGGTGCATATTGTTACGAACAATCATGTTATCGAAGGCGGCAATGAGTTTGAAGTGGCCATTGAACACGGAGAAAAGAAGAAGGCCGTAGTGATAGGCAAAGACCATATTTCCGATCTGGCTGTTCTGGAGGCTGACGGGGGCGGGTTTTCAAGTATCGCGGAGTTTGGCGAATCCAATCAGGTCAAAACGGGAGAAACGGTAATTGCTGTTGGCAATCCTCTTGGCCTGGGGGAAGCTCCTTCCGTGACAAGGGGAATTATCTCTTCACCGAAACGGACCATTCCGGTCTCACTAGCCCGTGACGGTGTACCGGATTGGGAAATGGAAGTGATCCAAACGGATGCGGCCATTAATCAGGGAAACAGCGGAGGGGCGCTTGTGGACCTGGATGGCAAAGTCATCGGCATCAACAGCCTGAAAGTATCGGATACCGGTGTGGAGGGTGTTGGTTTTGCCCTTCCGATCGATGATGTGAAGCCTATTTTGAACAGTTTGCTGGATGAGGAGCATAAGGTTAAACGACCTTTTCTTGGAGTAGCAACCCAGCAGCTGCAATCGGTAAGCGGAAGCAGCGTGTTGAAGCTGCCCAAGGAAATACAGACCGGTCTGATTGTGATTGAGGCGTCCGGCCCTGCCAAAGCAGGAGGGCTGAAATCCCGGGATGTTATCGTTGAAATGGATGGCAAACGGATTAATACGACCGTTGAGATGCGCAAGTATCTGTATCTGCAAAAACATATTGGAGACCCTATGGAAGTGATGTTTTACCGGGACGGGAAAAAACAGACCACTACGGTTCAATTAAGCGAATCCGGAGAGGCCAAGTGA
- a CDS encoding Gfo/Idh/MocA family protein: MGDEEVEMEGEKKLEGKKNKPVRIGMIGLGMRSFLARYWHQPDGRSVITGAADLRPEALEKFRQEFGTDNDTDNMQLTTDYRELLANPEIDAVAITSPDYCHEEQAIEALKAGKHVFCEKPLAITTEGCDRILEAWKESGKKLMIGFNMRYMNMFRTMKAIVESGTIGEIKAVWVRHFVGYGGDFYYHDWHAERIKSTSLLLQKGSHDIDIIHWITGRYTKRVSAFGSLDYFGGDAPNDLTCPQCERQRTCPEAQFNERTQCAFRQEIDVEDNNMVIMELEGGIKASYLQCHFTPDYHRNYVFIGTEGRMENSEPDGKVWVKTRKSGAWRDLSDQTYDIKTGEGTHGGADPVICEEFLDMIQYGIEPVAHPLAGRMSVATGCAAAASMRSGGQTVAIPPLADDLLAFAGGKASASSTS, from the coding sequence ATGGGAGATGAAGAAGTAGAAATGGAAGGGGAGAAAAAATTGGAGGGAAAGAAGAATAAACCTGTAAGGATAGGCATGATTGGACTAGGAATGCGGAGTTTTTTGGCCCGGTATTGGCATCAGCCGGATGGGCGCTCGGTTATCACAGGAGCGGCTGATTTACGGCCGGAGGCACTGGAGAAATTCCGGCAAGAGTTTGGTACAGACAATGATACAGATAATATGCAACTGACAACTGATTATCGGGAGCTTCTGGCAAACCCAGAAATTGATGCGGTTGCAATTACATCACCGGATTATTGCCATGAAGAGCAGGCAATCGAGGCATTGAAAGCGGGAAAGCATGTCTTCTGTGAAAAACCGCTTGCTATTACAACGGAAGGGTGCGACCGTATCCTGGAGGCATGGAAAGAATCGGGCAAGAAGCTCATGATCGGCTTCAATATGAGGTATATGAACATGTTTCGTACGATGAAGGCGATTGTAGAGTCCGGTACTATAGGGGAGATCAAAGCCGTTTGGGTACGGCACTTTGTCGGTTATGGAGGGGATTTTTATTACCATGACTGGCATGCGGAGCGGATTAAGTCGACGTCATTGCTGCTGCAGAAAGGGTCTCATGATATTGATATCATCCATTGGATTACAGGCCGCTATACGAAGCGAGTTTCCGCATTCGGCAGTCTTGATTATTTCGGCGGTGATGCCCCGAACGACCTGACCTGCCCGCAATGTGAACGGCAGCGGACATGTCCGGAAGCACAGTTTAACGAACGGACCCAATGCGCATTCCGCCAGGAAATAGATGTGGAAGATAACAACATGGTGATCATGGAATTGGAGGGCGGTATCAAAGCATCTTACTTACAATGCCACTTTACTCCAGATTATCATCGTAACTATGTATTTATCGGGACAGAAGGCCGAATGGAGAATTCGGAGCCGGACGGAAAAGTTTGGGTAAAGACCCGGAAGTCGGGTGCATGGCGTGATTTATCTGACCAAACTTATGATATTAAAACCGGGGAAGGGACTCATGGAGGGGCTGACCCGGTCATCTGCGAGGAATTTCTTGACATGATTCAGTACGGCATTGAACCGGTTGCTCACCCGCTAGCGGGCCGCATGAGCGTAGCCACCGGTTGTGCAGCGGCAGCCTCTATGCGCAGCGGAGGACAGACGGTGGCTATTCCACCATTAGCGGATGATTTGCTGGCATTCGCAGGGGGCAAAGCCTCTGCATCTTCTACTTCATAA
- a CDS encoding ImmA/IrrE family metallo-endopeptidase, which produces MFLFISPVAEQTYIPLLPLFSSSLALLPPKTPIIKITNIINTKKGARFSIVHELSHHILHQGINTPFLKRNTLFSIDKIEREANELALYILIGNNKPEYGETKNASYYVVVYQKSFMFFINQRWFVKAPLC; this is translated from the coding sequence ATTTTTCTATTTATTTCCCCAGTTGCAGAACAAACATACATTCCACTGTTACCTTTATTTTCTTCTTCTCTAGCCTTATTACCGCCAAAAACACCTATAATCAAAATAACTAATATCATCAACACAAAAAAGGGAGCTCGCTTTTCCATAGTCCACGAATTAAGCCATCATATACTACACCAAGGCATAAACACTCCTTTTCTAAAAAGAAATACACTATTTTCAATTGATAAAATTGAAAGAGAGGCTAATGAGTTAGCCTTATACATATTAATTGGTAACAATAAACCAGAATATGGAGAAACAAAAAATGCTTCTTATTACGTTGTGGTATACCAGAAGAGTTTCATGTTTTTTATTAATCAAAGATGGTTTGTAAAAGCACCTTTATGTTAA
- a CDS encoding 23S rRNA (pseudouridine(1915)-N(3))-methyltransferase RlmH — MHIQIVTVGKLKEKYLVQGITEYVKRLGPYAKVQMIEVPDEKAPETLSETQAQQLDQLAIYGRSQVAFVIGGSLGLSDKVIRRADMRLSFGRMTMPHQLIRLVLVEQIYRAFKINRGEPYHK; from the coding sequence TTGCATATACAGATTGTGACAGTAGGTAAATTGAAGGAAAAATATTTGGTGCAGGGAATCACGGAATATGTAAAGCGGCTTGGCCCGTATGCCAAGGTACAGATGATAGAGGTGCCGGATGAGAAGGCACCGGAGACACTTAGCGAAACTCAAGCGCAGCAGCTCGACCAGTTGGCCATCTATGGGCGAAGCCAGGTGGCGTTTGTCATCGGCGGATCGCTCGGTCTGAGTGATAAGGTGATCCGCCGTGCGGACATGCGGCTAAGCTTCGGCCGCATGACAATGCCGCACCAGCTGATAAGGCTGGTGCTGGTGGAGCAGATTTATCGCGCGTTTAAGATAAATCGAGGAGAACCGTATCATAAATAA
- a CDS encoding glucosaminidase domain-containing protein — translation MGFRLFSGSVLSNKANKYIEIAEKQGIDPVLFAAISLHESAWGKSNAVTTKNNPGGLMTATGLMVFPTLDDGLEAMGLTLHNRILIDGKITIEDLGAVYAPIGASNDPSGLNMYWVPTVKEIVAKLGGLF, via the coding sequence GTGGGATTCCGCCTTTTCTCAGGCAGTGTTCTCAGTAATAAAGCGAATAAATATATTGAAATAGCAGAAAAACAAGGAATTGATCCTGTTCTCTTTGCCGCAATTAGTTTGCATGAGTCAGCTTGGGGTAAAAGTAATGCAGTAACAACAAAGAATAATCCTGGTGGACTTATGACAGCTACTGGTCTAATGGTTTTTCCCACCTTAGATGACGGTTTAGAGGCAATGGGGTTAACTTTGCATAATAGAATTCTAATAGATGGAAAAATCACGATAGAAGATTTGGGTGCTGTTTATGCACCAATTGGTGCATCAAATGACCCTAGCGGACTTAATATGTATTGGGTCCCTACAGTCAAGGAAATTGTTGCAAAACTTGGGGGTCTTTTCTGA
- a CDS encoding CxxH/CxxC protein, with translation MIVVCQEHLDIAIDEFLDEYEDAPDIVDLKTTQFPAWNPPAHCEMCDGEARYLVV, from the coding sequence ATGATCGTTGTTTGCCAGGAACACCTGGACATTGCTATTGATGAATTTCTAGATGAGTATGAAGATGCGCCCGATATTGTGGATTTGAAAACTACGCAGTTCCCGGCATGGAATCCCCCTGCACATTGTGAAATGTGTGATGGTGAGGCCCGATATCTGGTGGTATAA
- a CDS encoding APC family permease has product MTQQRLKKEIGFFAALTTVVGTVIGAGVFFKPTAIYGITGTASLGLLAWILGGLLTICAGLTVAELSAAIPETGGMMTYLKRVYGNLTAFLLGWAQTIIYLPAVLAALAIIFGTQAVNLFGLNPNENQLLVVGVAAIIATFVTLMNFLGAKAAAGIQIVSTISKFLPLALIIIFGLLNNNQVSFQLFPIEAGPEKSFIPALGSALLATMFSYDAWIHVGNIGGEMKNPRRDLPKSIILGLSIIMIVYLLINIAFLMVMPATALAETATPASDVATIIFGAMGGKLISIGILISVFGTINGIILTGMRIPYVMAIEKKLPFSKWFATLSNKNKIPYNCGLFILLISVVMMLVGGFNTLTDMLVFVIWMFYTLTFLSVIILRKKEPQLVRIYKVPLYPFVPVLALLGGLFIVLNTLFTQPFLALCGMGLTFSGLPLYFIILRKQTSKI; this is encoded by the coding sequence TTGACACAACAAAGGTTAAAAAAAGAGATTGGTTTTTTTGCCGCTTTAACTACAGTTGTTGGTACTGTGATTGGAGCAGGTGTTTTCTTTAAACCAACTGCAATATATGGTATTACTGGAACAGCAAGTCTGGGGTTACTTGCCTGGATATTAGGTGGATTATTAACAATTTGTGCTGGCCTAACAGTTGCTGAACTATCAGCAGCTATCCCGGAAACAGGTGGCATGATGACCTATTTAAAGCGTGTTTATGGTAACTTAACTGCCTTTCTACTAGGTTGGGCACAAACCATAATATACTTACCAGCTGTTTTAGCAGCACTTGCTATTATTTTTGGAACTCAAGCTGTTAATTTGTTCGGATTAAATCCAAACGAAAATCAATTATTAGTTGTAGGAGTTGCTGCTATTATTGCAACCTTTGTAACTCTTATGAATTTTTTAGGTGCTAAAGCTGCCGCAGGAATCCAGATAGTTTCCACAATAAGCAAGTTTCTTCCTTTAGCTCTGATTATCATATTTGGCTTGCTTAACAATAACCAAGTATCTTTTCAACTTTTCCCCATTGAAGCAGGGCCGGAAAAATCTTTCATACCTGCTCTTGGCTCTGCCTTACTAGCAACAATGTTTTCCTATGATGCATGGATTCATGTTGGGAATATTGGTGGAGAAATGAAAAATCCGAGGAGAGATTTACCTAAATCAATTATTCTAGGTCTTTCAATTATTATGATTGTTTATTTATTAATTAATATTGCTTTCCTAATGGTGATGCCTGCTACAGCACTTGCAGAAACGGCGACACCTGCTTCAGATGTAGCAACAATAATTTTTGGTGCTATGGGTGGAAAATTAATTAGTATAGGTATCCTAATTTCTGTATTTGGGACGATTAATGGAATTATTTTGACTGGAATGAGAATCCCTTATGTCATGGCAATAGAAAAAAAACTACCTTTTAGCAAATGGTTTGCTACTCTTTCTAATAAAAACAAAATTCCGTATAATTGTGGTCTATTCATCTTATTGATTTCAGTTGTGATGATGCTTGTAGGCGGATTTAACACATTAACAGATATGTTAGTATTTGTCATATGGATGTTTTATACATTGACATTTCTTTCCGTTATTATTCTGCGAAAGAAAGAGCCTCAACTTGTACGTATCTACAAAGTGCCATTATATCCGTTTGTCCCAGTATTAGCTTTGTTAGGGGGACTATTTATAGTGTTGAATACACTATTTACCCAACCATTTCTAGCCTTATGCGGTATGGGACTTACTTTTTCAGGTCTACCTTTGTACTTTATCATTCTCAGGAAACAAACTAGTAAAATATAA
- a CDS encoding HAMP domain-containing protein → MITIVFVYVFAARFVRPIHKLNQTVKEVAEGDLTKTTHVQGKNEIVVLSQDFN, encoded by the coding sequence GTGATCACAATCGTATTCGTGTATGTATTTGCGGCACGGTTTGTCCGTCCTATTCATAAACTAAATCAAACGGTGAAAGAAGTGGCGGAAGGAGATTTGACGAAAACGACCCATGTTCAGGGGAAGAACGAAATTGTCGTACTGTCCCAAGACTTTAACTAG
- a CDS encoding site-specific integrase, translating to MAIIFISYMIGGLRRSESLALEWSDIDYDDNSIFVRKSIAAGQKIKPPKTKQSIRKVRMPKWYFDELSKFEIIWNEEKETAGQKWEERKHSFIFHNGLGKPFYRTVPSQRWLQFIRANNLPHIRLHDLRHTVATLLLEEGVRLKVIQERHGHANYQTTADIYSHVTKRLTEDAVDKFEKFGPQSVPK from the coding sequence ATGGCGATTATTTTTATTTCTTATATGATAGGTGGTCTCAGGCGCAGTGAATCACTCGCATTAGAATGGAGTGATATTGATTATGATGACAATTCTATCTTTGTTCGTAAATCCATTGCAGCAGGTCAAAAAATAAAACCGCCAAAAACAAAACAATCTATACGAAAAGTGCGAATGCCTAAATGGTACTTCGATGAGCTTTCAAAATTTGAAATTATATGGAATGAGGAAAAAGAAACCGCTGGGCAAAAGTGGGAAGAAAGGAAACATTCCTTTATATTCCACAATGGACTTGGGAAACCTTTCTATAGAACAGTTCCTTCTCAACGTTGGCTCCAATTTATAAGAGCTAATAACCTCCCCCATATCCGCCTTCATGATCTCCGTCATACTGTTGCTACCCTTCTACTTGAAGAAGGTGTACGCCTTAAAGTTATCCAAGAAAGACATGGACATGCTAATTATCAAACTACCGCAGATATTTATTCTCACGTTACAAAAAGATTAACAGAAGACGCAGTAGATAAGTTTGAAAAATTTGGTCCCCAATCCGTCCCCAAATAG
- a CDS encoding putative holin-like toxin: MFLFGMFILALLTFIQKK; this comes from the coding sequence ATGTTCCTATTCGGGATGTTTATTCTGGCGCTTTTGACGTTCATCCAAAAAAAATAG
- a CDS encoding putative holin-like toxin gives MFLFGMFILALLTFIQK, from the coding sequence ATGTTCCTGTTCGGAATGTTTATTCTAGCGCTTCTAACGTTTATCCAGAAATGA
- a CDS encoding LacI family DNA-binding transcriptional regulator has protein sequence MSVTKKDIADYLGISRTAVSLVLNNTPSSTISKETRERILKAAQELGYRDKEVSPPTLCFLLYNRETDDPRYMEDLHIVEETAGLHDYRLLFMNIKAIPDDFHRLKQFLGVRETDGILITGDMDDVLIDMVEQSGIPSVFYGGKERKGINIAIWDHRKAALEATRYLTELG, from the coding sequence ATGTCCGTTACTAAGAAAGATATTGCCGATTACTTGGGCATCTCACGCACGGCTGTATCGCTCGTGCTGAACAATACGCCAAGCAGTACGATTTCGAAGGAAACCCGGGAACGCATTTTAAAAGCGGCCCAGGAGCTTGGCTATCGGGATAAGGAAGTATCCCCGCCTACACTTTGTTTTCTTTTATACAACCGGGAGACAGATGACCCGCGGTACATGGAAGATCTTCACATTGTTGAGGAGACAGCAGGTTTACACGATTATCGGCTGCTGTTCATGAATATCAAGGCGATACCGGATGATTTCCATAGGCTGAAGCAATTTTTAGGTGTCCGTGAGACGGATGGTATCCTGATTACAGGGGACATGGATGATGTTCTAATAGATATGGTCGAACAATCCGGAATTCCGAGCGTATTTTACGGTGGAAAAGAAAGGAAAGGGATAAACATCGCCATTTGGGACCACCGGAAAGCGGCACTGGAGGCGACCCGCTATCTCACAGAGCTGGGATAA